A single Heterodontus francisci isolate sHetFra1 chromosome 11, sHetFra1.hap1, whole genome shotgun sequence DNA region contains:
- the LOC137375237 gene encoding G-protein coupled receptor 55-like, protein MCNLNNTTDFEFMKALQYGVHIPTFILGLIINSVALWILCFRLKNWMESTIYMTNLIFSDIFLLFSLPFKIYAYRVGGNWHLGPRFCEFVESLYFVNTYGTILLIMLISLDRYVAIKHPFLAQTLRSPKKAIIACTVIWVCVWSASIPNYIQSDSGPENQTCFANFSEFWKRGIIPLSMETIFLIAAVTVIFCSIQIIRTLQRVDEGREDTNMRTSMNVISSNLVTFLLCFTPYHVAMLLYFLAKNCYIASDYLTPLRAFLQISQCLATINCCLDAMYYYLIIKEFWKTKIKSTVNLTYIS, encoded by the coding sequence ATGTGCAATTTGAACAACACAACGGACTTTGAATTCATGAAGGCACTTCAGTATGGAGTGCACATACCAACATTCATCCTGGGACTGATCATTAATTCAGTTGCACTCTGGATACTCTGCTTTCGATTAAAGAATTGGATGGAATCTACAATCTACATGACAAACCTAATTTTTTCTGACATATTCCTGCTTTTCTCCCTGCCTTTCAAGATCTATGCCTACCGGGTGGGTGGAAACTGGCATCTGGGACCAAGGTTCTGTGAGTTTGTGGAATCCCTGTACTTTGTGAACACGTATGGGACTATCTTGCTAATAATGCTGATATCGCTGGATCGATATGTCGCTATCAAACATCCTTTTCTGGCACAAACCCTCAGATCTCCAAAGAAAGCCATCATTGCCTGCACTGTGATCTGGGTTTGTGTCTGGTCTGCAAGCATTCCAAATTACATCCAATCTGACAGTGGTCCGGAAAACCAAACGTGCTTCGCAAATTTTTCTGAATTTTGGAAAAGGGGCATAATTCCCCTGAGCATGGAAACCATATTTTTAATTGCTGCAGTTACAGTGATTTTCTGTAGTATTCAGATaatcagaacattgcaaagagtggATGAAGGAAGAGAAGATACAAACATGAGGACGTCTATGAATGTGATCTCTTCAAATCTGGTAACCTTCCTCCTCTGCTTTACACCATATCATGTCGCCATGCTGCTGTACTTTTTAGCAAAAAACTGCTATATAGCAAGTGATTACTTAACACCTCTGAGAGCCTTTCTCCAGATTTCTCAGTGCTTGGCAACCATAAACTGTTGCCTGGATGCAATGTATTACTATTTGATCATTAAGGAGTTTTGGAAAACAAAGATCAAGAGCACAGTCAATTTGACCTATATTAGTTGA